The DNA sequence CGCGTGCTCGACGTGCGGCACGGATCTCGCTTTGAAGATCGGCAAGTGCACATAGAATCCGCACAGACTCCGTTACACAATGCTTCGCTCCTGAGCGCTATTATGTACGGGGTCTGAACGCTTGGTGTTGTGCATGGCCCGCCGACAAGGGAGATCCTGCAACCGTGGAACCACTCATCATCATCCCGACGTTCTGGACACGGCCCAAGTCAAAGCGTGGGCGCTCCCATACGGCTGCGCTGGACGATCTCACCTCAGTATACGATCACCCCACCCCGATCGATGCCGAGAGCACGCTGGGCGACTGTCTGCGCTCCCTCGAGCAGGTCGAGGGGCTCGGCAGGGTTCTGATCATCGCAGCAGCAACCGACGAAACCATCGAGCATCGCGCCGAGGACCGTGTTCGTGAGATCGTCGACGACTTCCCTGACATCAACGCGTTCGTCTTCGGCCCCGCCGAGCTGGGCAGCCTGCACAGGCGCCTTGAGCAGCTTGAGTTCGCCGACATGATCGACGGCGTCAGACTGCGCGGATACGGCGCGGTGCGCAACGTCGGGCTCATGGCCGCCGCGGTACTGGGCTATGAGGCTGTGGTGTTCTTGGACGACGATGAAGTCGTGACTTCGCCGGACTTTCTGAAGAAGGCAATGTACGGTCTGGGCGCGCGCTTCGACGATGGGCGGGCGCTGTTGGCGAAGTCGGGATTCTATACGGACACCAACGGCCGTTGGCAGCAGGTCGGCGAGACGCATTGGTCGGACATGTTCTGGCGTCAGCGCGACGCGTTCAACGAGACGATGGCTGTCATGATGCGGTCTCCGCGCATCCAACACGCGACGCTTGCCTTCGGCGGTTGCCTTGCACTGCACAGGGACATGTTTGTGAGCGTGTCGTTCGATCCTTGGGTCTTGCGCGGCGAGGACGCCGACTACGTCATCAA is a window from the Coriobacteriia bacterium genome containing:
- a CDS encoding glycosyltransferase yields the protein MEPLIIIPTFWTRPKSKRGRSHTAALDDLTSVYDHPTPIDAESTLGDCLRSLEQVEGLGRVLIIAAATDETIEHRAEDRVREIVDDFPDINAFVFGPAELGSLHRRLEQLEFADMIDGVRLRGYGAVRNVGLMAAAVLGYEAVVFLDDDEVVTSPDFLKKAMYGLGARFDDGRALLAKSGFYTDTNGRWQQVGETHWSDMFWRQRDAFNETMAVMMRSPRIQHATLAFGGCLALHRDMFVSVSFDPWVLRGEDADYVINARMHGGGVYLDNEWSVVHMPPEPVSESVRFSQDVYRFIYEQRKIEFAKSQVDLRQVTARSLSPYPGDFIHSSIGRRATLTAFLRVLRGGRDYFNAGLRVAPNAGKYAQENCQNYFEFQRRWPILMAGLWDDIALKSLFSGERRVDRTAITGRFPVVPT